The sequence CCGGCATCGACTCGCAGGAGCGCCTTCAGCAGGCCCTCACCGCCGCGCGCACCTTCAAGCCCCTGAGCGAAAAGGAAGTCCAGGCGCTGCTCGCGAAGACGAAGGACGCGGCGAAAGACGGCGCCTTCGAGAAGTACAAGACGAGCCACCACTTCGACGGAACCGTCCAGAACCCGCAGTGGCTTGGCTGAGCCGTTCCGGGCTTTCCTGGCAAGACGCGTTAAAACAGGCAAATATGAATGCTCCCCCATCCCCGGAGCATTCATGCACCGCCCCTTTCGAGCAGGCCTCGTCGCCGCAGGACTCCTGACCACCCTCTCCGGCTGTTCTCCGGAGCCGGAAGCCGCCGCCCCGGTGGAGGCGGAAGGCTACGGCCAGACGCAGCAGGGCGAGCGCGCGTACGACCCGGGCTCGGGCTGGTCGTTGGCGTGGCAGGACGACTTCACGGGCACGGCGCTGAACACGGGCGCGTGGACCGCGCTGACGAGCAACTGGGATCCGGTGACCAACAACTGCAACTTCGGCACGGGCGAGCTGGAGTTCCCGCGCGCGCAGAACGTGGCGGTGGCCAACGGCAAGCTGATCATCTCGGCGGAGCGCACGGCGGACAACCCCACGGATTCGCGCTGCCCGGGGCAATACCGGTCGTTCTATTCCGGCCGCATCCACACCAAGGGCAAGGTGGAGGGGCGCTACGGGAAGATCGTCGCGAGCATCAAGATTCCGCCGGGCTACGGCATGTGGCCGGCGTTCTGGACGCTGGGCTCGAACATCCAGAGCGCGGGCTGGCCCGCCGCGGGGGAGATCGACATCCTGGAGTGGAAGTCCACGGAGCCCACGTGGATGAAGTCCGCGGTGCACTGGTACAACGGCGGCAACGCGGACTGGGGCACGGGCGCGAGCCGTGGCGTGGACCTGTCCCAGGACTTCCACACGTATGAAGTGGAGTGGACCGCGAACACGATGGTGTTCCGTCTGGACAAGGACTTCGTGTCCACGGCGACGTTCAACCACAACGAGACGGAGTTCCAGCAGAACCACTACCTCATCCTGAACCTGGCGCTGGGAGGCGTCTGGTACGGGAACCCGGCTCCGGCCTCCGTCGACCTGGCCTGGGGCGCGAAGAAGACGATGGAGGTCGAGTGGGTGCGCTGGTACCAGCCGGGCACCACGCAGCCGCTGACGCTGACCAACCCGGGCTTCGAGAGCGGCATGACGGGCTGGAACACCTGGAGCCCGAACGGCACGGCCTCGGCGGCGTTCTCGGAGACGTACAACGGCGGGCACTCGGGCAGTTTCCACCTGACGCACTGGACGTCGGCGGCGGCCTACGAGGCGTGGACGTACCAGACGAAGTCGGGCCTCGCGTCGGGCAACTACAAGCTGCGCGCCTGGTTCCGCAAGGGCGGCACGTTCGACTTCGCGCGCTTCCAGGTGAAGAACTGCGGAGACTGCGCCGCGGCCATCACCAACCTGGGCACCTACGGCAACTACACGCTCGTGGAGACGCCCGCCATCAACGTCACCAACGGCTACCTGGAGTTCGGCCTGCACAGCAAGTCGCCGGCCCACAACGGCTCCAACGTCATCCACATGGATGACGTGGAGCTGATCAAGCTGTAGGCCCTGCTGACTTCACCCGCGCGCGCCGGAGCGGACCCCGGCGCGCGGCCATCACAGGTGACACATTCGTCACCCCAAACCGCTTATGTTTTTCTGGGCGGTTCTTCAGCAGATGCTTTGTCCTCGGAAGTCCCTGCGACGGCAGACTGTTCCTTTCGGACCGCAGCCGTGCGCACTACTTCTTCGGCATGAAGCCGTCTCAATTTGTTCTGAGCCCAACCAGATGGCACGCCGCGCTCAGCCAACATCGAAATAATAAGCCGATCAGACAATCCGCGCTTTAAGTACAGACGCATCAAGTCTTCGGCCTCATCAGGCCCAGGCACTTCCCTGTGGGAAGACAACCCTCCCGCCTGTGTGGCTCGCAACTCCGTCTTGACCAGGTCCAAGTCTCGCTTCACCTGGAGCAGCTCTTTTCTCTCCGGAGTGATTGTCGTTTTTCCTTCACCCGCACTAACCTTGAGAAAAGTTGGCAGAACTGACTCAAGCGGCGAAGACAAGACTTCCTTTAATGCCATTTTTATGTTGTCGCGAAGATCATTGCCCCAGTCCGGAGCGTTCTTGTCGTAGATGATTATCCGAAGAGCCCGCAAGTCAAATGGGACATCGTCCATCGATGGCGCAATCATGACCACCGGCTTTGCCGACGCGTGAGCAAGCCCTAACTCATAAAAAACGTTGGGGTTTTTCCCGGTAAGATCAGCCAAGATTACTCGTGATTTTTTTGTATACTCCCAGATGTCGCTAACAATGGATTGTGGTCCATACAGGTCATCTGCTCGGTGTGGCTCAAGTCCAGCATCCTTTACGCCCGGAATGTAGATCGACTCGTAGTAGGCATTGAAATAACCTCCGAAAGGCATAATCACAAAACACATGTCACGCGACTTTGGACCTTTACTTGAGCGCGTGACACCACGAAGCTTCCTGCTCGCCCTGGTCTTTTGTTGCTGCTTTTTCTTTGCAGTCACTGCAGTCTCCCTGTTGAACAAACACACTAGGCATCATCAAAAACAGCGGCGACCGAAGATAATTTCAAATCCTTATCCACAACTCGCCAAGCTCCAGCGCTTCACTGTACAGCAGGAAACAAGATCCATCCAGGACATCTCAGCATAAGCACGCGCAATACCCCTCGGTGGCGGAAGCAACCAGGACTGAAATCAAAGTAAATTTCAGCTCGTGTGCCTACGCAAGTGCCAATCACACGGCGTCGA comes from Corallococcus macrosporus and encodes:
- a CDS encoding glycoside hydrolase family 16 protein, whose translation is MHRPFRAGLVAAGLLTTLSGCSPEPEAAAPVEAEGYGQTQQGERAYDPGSGWSLAWQDDFTGTALNTGAWTALTSNWDPVTNNCNFGTGELEFPRAQNVAVANGKLIISAERTADNPTDSRCPGQYRSFYSGRIHTKGKVEGRYGKIVASIKIPPGYGMWPAFWTLGSNIQSAGWPAAGEIDILEWKSTEPTWMKSAVHWYNGGNADWGTGASRGVDLSQDFHTYEVEWTANTMVFRLDKDFVSTATFNHNETEFQQNHYLILNLALGGVWYGNPAPASVDLAWGAKKTMEVEWVRWYQPGTTQPLTLTNPGFESGMTGWNTWSPNGTASAAFSETYNGGHSGSFHLTHWTSAAAYEAWTYQTKSGLASGNYKLRAWFRKGGTFDFARFQVKNCGDCAAAITNLGTYGNYTLVETPAINVTNGYLEFGLHSKSPAHNGSNVIHMDDVELIKL